Below is a genomic region from Vicinamibacterales bacterium.
GCTGCCGGCGCTGCGGATCCGCACGCTGCTGGGGCTCCGCGACAGCCTCTTCTCGTTCGACATCGAACGCAACGCGCGCGGCGCGCTGCTCGGCATGACGTTCTACGGACGCGGCTGGGGACACGGCGTGGGGATGTGCCAGGTGGGCGCTTACGGCATGGCCCTCGACGGCGCCGGCTACCAGGAAATCCTGAAGAAGTACTACACCGGCATCGAGTTGCAGAAGCTGTATTGACCATGCTCCCCGATCGCTTCCTTCTGATCCGGCGTCGCTTTCCGGACATGCGCATCGGCGATGTCGCGGCTGCGACGCGGCAAGCGCTCGAGCGCGACGATCCGGCCCGGCGCGTCGGCCCGGGCGCGCGGATCGCGATCGGCGTCGGCAGCCGCGGCGTGGCCAATATCGCGACGATTGTCGGCGCCGTCGTCGCCTACTGGCGCGATCGCGGCATGCAGCCGTTCGTGTTCCCCGCGATGGGCAGCCACGGTGCCGCGACGGCCGAAGGGCAGGCGGATGTGCTCGCCCATCTCGGTGTCACGGAAGCGTCGGCCGGGTGTCCGATCGTCAGCCGCGCCGACGTGGTGTCGCTCGGGCGCACCGGCGAAGGCATCGAAGTGTTCATGGATGCCGCCGCTCACGGAGCCGATGCCGTGATGATCGTGGCGCGCGTGAAATGGCACACGACGTTCAGCGGCGGCGTCGAAAGCGGCCTGATGAAGATGGCGTCGATCGGCATCGGCAAGTTCGCCGGCGCGCAGAAGTATCACGCCCACTCGCAGCGCCTCGGCCTCGAGCATGTGATCCGCACCGTCGGACGCCGTGTGCTGCAATCGGGGAAAATCATCGGCGGCCTCGCGATCGTCGAGGACGCGCACCACAACACGGCGACGATCGACGCCGTCCCGGCCGAGTACCTCGAGCAGCGCGACGAGCAGCACCTGGCCCTCGCGAAGTCCTGGATGCCGACCCTGCCATGCGACCTCGACGTGCTGATCGTGGACCAGATCGGCAAGAACATCAGCGGCACCGGCATGGACGCCAAGGTCGTCAACCGCGGTCCGGCGTGCGAGTACAACGCCTATCCGGACCTGCCGGCGGTGACGCGCATCTTCGCCCGCGATCTGCATCCCGACAGTTGGGGCAATGCGCTCGGGATCGGCATGGCCGACGTCACCACCGATCGGCTCGTCCAGGCCATCGATTGGACGCCGACCCGGGTCAACGCGCTCAGCTCGGGGATTCCCTCGAAGATTCGCGTGCCGACCCATTTCGCGGAGGACCGCGAGTGCGTCGAATGGGTCGCCGGGACGGCCGGCAGGATCGATCCGGCCGAGGTCACCTACGGCTGGATCCGGAACACCCTGGAGCTGGGGCGCGTGGCGGTCAGCGCCAATTTGCGCGATCGCCTGCCCGCGGACGCCGTGATCGAGCGGGAGATTGCCGTCGACTGGACACGCGGCAATCTGCTCGGCCCCTTTCGGTGAGCAAGCGGGAATCACGGCGGCACGGTAGCGGCCGCTACGGGCGGCTCGCGGCGGTCACCGAGCGCCGATCCGCCCGGTGACTGTCATTTGCAATACGATGTGGGACGAAATCCTCAATTCCTTTTCTTCTTCGATAGGACACCTGCATGAAACGTTCGCTCGTCCTCGTTCTTGGCCTCGTCGCGCTCGCGACGGGTATGGTCGGCGCGCAAAACCGCCGCGCGCTGACGACCGCCGATTACGATCGTGCCGTCAAGATGCTCGCGCCCAGCCTGACGGGGCTGGTCTTCGGCGACACGGTCAGTGCGACGTGGCTGCCGGATGGCCGTTTCTGGTACGCGCGCACCACCCCGACGGGCAGCGAAAACGTCGTCATCGACCCGGTGAAGAAAAGCCGCGAAGTCGTCCAAACGCCGCCGCCGGGCGGCCAGGGCCCGGCGCCGGCCTTCGGGCGCGGCGGCCGCGGTGCTGGCGGCGAGGGGCGGGGCGGCCGCGGCGGCCGAGGCGGCGTGACACTGTCACGCACGTGCGGCCCTAACGTCACTGGCCTCACCGGCGCGCCGCCCCCCTCGCTGTCGCCCGACGGCAGCAAGGCGATCTTCATCTGCGACTGGAACCTGTGGGTTAAGGATGTCGCCACCGGACAGGAACGCCAGTTGACCACCGACGGGGCGAAGGACTTCGGCTACGCGACCAGCAACGCCGGCTGGGCGACGACCGCGGCGCCGTCGCTCTCGTGGTCGCCCGACGGCAAGCGCATCGCCACGCAGCAGCAGGACGAGCGCAAGGTCGGCGACATGTACCTGGTCGAAACCCCGGTCAACGGCGGCCACCCGGTGCTGCGCGCGTGGAAGTATCCACTGCCCGGCGACCCCGACGTGGCGATGATCAGCCGTGTCGTCATCGACGTCGGCACCGGCAAGGTGACGCGGCTCCTGGACGGCCCCGACTTCCACCGCGCGATGTCGGAAGACAACATCGACATGGGCGAATACCTGTGGAGTCCGGACGGTTCGCGGCTCGGCTACGTCTCGACCGATCGCTTCCACAAGAATTCCACTGCCAAGCTCGTCGATGCCACGTCCGGCGAGGTCCGCACGCTGTTCACCGAGACCGAAAAGACGCACGTGCAGACGCGCGTGCAGTGGCAGATCCTGTGGGACTCGAAGGAAGTCGTGTGGTACTCGCAGCGCGATGGCACCGCCAACATGTACCTCTACGATCTGGACAGCGGCAAGGTCAAGAACCAGATCACCAGCGGCCTCGGCCCGATCACGCGCGTCAACCGCATCGATCACGACACGCGAACCCTGTGGTACGAGGCCGACGGACGTGAGAAGGACCAGGATCCGTACTTCACGCACCTCTACCGCGTCGGCCTCGACGGCCGGAACAGCGTGTCGCTGACGCCCGACAACGGCACCCACTCGGTGCAGATCTCGCCCGACGGCAAGTACGTGATCGACACCTTCTCGCAGCCCGACGTCGCGCCGGAGACGACGCTCCGCGACGGCAAGTCCGGCGCGCTCGTCATGCCGCTCGAGAAGGCCGACATCTCGAAGCTCCTCGCGACCGGCTGGAAGCCGCCCATGCAGATCAAGATGAAGGCGGCCGACGGCAAGACCGACATCTACGGGATGCTCTTCCGGCCGACCAACCTCGATCCGTCGAAGAAGTATCCGATCATCAACAACGCCTATCCCGGGCCACAGTCGGGCAGCGTCGGATCGCGCGCCTTCACGGTCGCGCGCGGCGACAAGCAGGCCCTCGCCGAGCTCGGCTTCGTCGTCGTCAGCATCGACGGCACCGGTACGCCAAACCGCTCGAAGGCCTACACCGACTCCTACTACGGCGCGATGGGCCGCGACAACACGATTCCCGATCAGATCGCCGGCATGAAGGAGCTGGCGAAGAAGTATCCGTGGATCGACATCGACAAGGCGGCGATGTGGGGGCACTCGGGCGGCGGCTTCATCACCGCCGACGCGCTGCTGCGCGCTCCCTACGACGACTTCTTCAAGGTCGGCATCTCCGAATCCGGCAATCACGATCAGCGCCAGTACGAAGACGACTGGGGCGAGCGTTATCAGGGCCCGCTCGTGAAGAACGCCGACGGCACCGACAATTACGAGATCGAGGCCACGCAGACGCAGGCCGCCGGCCTCAAGGGCCATCTGCTCCTGATCCACGGGACGATGGACAATAACGTGCCGCCGTACAACACGCTGCTGGTTGCCGACGCGCTGATCAAGGCCAACAAGGAGTTCGACATGCTGCTCATTCCGAACTCCGGCCACGGCTACACGCCCGGCAACTACGTGATGCGCCGCCGGTGGGACTATTTCGTCAAGTACCTGCTCGACGCCGAGCCGCCGCGCGACTATGTCATTCCCTCGGGTCCGGCTGGCGCCGGCGGGCGCGCCGGCCTGGCCGGCGGCGATCAATAGCATGTTCGGATTGGGAGAGACGATGAACGCGAAGCGAACGATTCTGGCCATGGGAGCGGCGATATTCGTCGCCGCGGCCGCCGCCGCAGGCGCGCAGGCCGTCACCGAGAGCGTGCACGTCGTTGTCGGCGGCGGTCCGCTGGCCGGCAGCTACGATGCGACGGAGACGAAAGGCGGCTGCAGCACCGGCGCCAACGGCCCCGGCTCGTGGGGCAATGCCTTCAGCAACGCCAAGGCAGGCGCCAAGGAGATTGGCGCGCTCTCGCTGATCGTGCCCGATGCCAAGGCGGCGGCCGCCGGCACCAGGCAGTTCTTCGTGCAGCTGCGCTTCGGCTCTATCCTGCAGCAGAACGTCTCCTACACGATCGAGACGCGCCCGACCGAAAAAAAGCAGGAGGGGGAGGGCACGGTCAAGGTCACCGACGCTGGCGCCACCGCCAAGGTGACGATCGAGGGGAAGACGAAAGACGGCATCGGCTTCACGGCGACCGTCGACTGCAAGGCCGTCGTGCGCATGGGCCAGTGAGTCCGGGAGGGGGCCGTTCTTCCTACGAAATGGCACATCGCGTCGGCGACCGTGCTCGCGCTGTTCGCCGCCACCCTGGCGTTCGGGCAGCGCGGCGGGTTCGGCCAGTTCGACACGCGCGCCGGCGCGCCGCCGCCCGCCGCCGAGATCCCCTATGACGGGCGCTTCGCCTTCGTCCGGCTGACCTACCAGACGCTGCCCGGCGGCTACTGGTATCGTGGCCAGCCAGCCTGGTCCCACGGCTATCCGTCGGCCGAGCAGCATCTGCTGCAGATTCTGGCGTCGGTCACCAACATCGACGCGCATCAGGAGACGACGACGCTGT
It encodes:
- a CDS encoding DPP IV N-terminal domain-containing protein: MKRSLVLVLGLVALATGMVGAQNRRALTTADYDRAVKMLAPSLTGLVFGDTVSATWLPDGRFWYARTTPTGSENVVIDPVKKSREVVQTPPPGGQGPAPAFGRGGRGAGGEGRGGRGGRGGVTLSRTCGPNVTGLTGAPPPSLSPDGSKAIFICDWNLWVKDVATGQERQLTTDGAKDFGYATSNAGWATTAAPSLSWSPDGKRIATQQQDERKVGDMYLVETPVNGGHPVLRAWKYPLPGDPDVAMISRVVIDVGTGKVTRLLDGPDFHRAMSEDNIDMGEYLWSPDGSRLGYVSTDRFHKNSTAKLVDATSGEVRTLFTETEKTHVQTRVQWQILWDSKEVVWYSQRDGTANMYLYDLDSGKVKNQITSGLGPITRVNRIDHDTRTLWYEADGREKDQDPYFTHLYRVGLDGRNSVSLTPDNGTHSVQISPDGKYVIDTFSQPDVAPETTLRDGKSGALVMPLEKADISKLLATGWKPPMQIKMKAADGKTDIYGMLFRPTNLDPSKKYPIINNAYPGPQSGSVGSRAFTVARGDKQALAELGFVVVSIDGTGTPNRSKAYTDSYYGAMGRDNTIPDQIAGMKELAKKYPWIDIDKAAMWGHSGGGFITADALLRAPYDDFFKVGISESGNHDQRQYEDDWGERYQGPLVKNADGTDNYEIEATQTQAAGLKGHLLLIHGTMDNNVPPYNTLLVADALIKANKEFDMLLIPNSGHGYTPGNYVMRRRWDYFVKYLLDAEPPRDYVIPSGPAGAGGRAGLAGGDQ